From Carettochelys insculpta isolate YL-2023 chromosome 3, ASM3395843v1, whole genome shotgun sequence, a single genomic window includes:
- the RNASEH1 gene encoding ribonuclease H1 isoform X2, producing MSGGGSDMFYAVRRGRRIGVYQTWEDCREQVDRYPSSSFKKFASAADAWAFVDGRGQASSHPTGGGAPTAPSSVGTSRPCALLQPLVAPGTSGISRVTQKSDKYWNEKETASPSYSTCKRPYEESSEEEPDRKHVKYSETYSTPSASQDKFSYMGDSVVVYTDGCCSSNGHHKARAGVGVYWGPDHPLNIGDRLPGRQTNQRAEIHAACKAIEQAKSQNIKKLVIYTDSKFTINGVTSWVDNWKSNGWKTSTGKHVINKEDFERLDKLSEGMEIQWMHVPGHAGFTGNEAADRLARQGAEKQN from the exons ATGAG cggcggcgggagcgacatGTTCTACGCGGTGCGCAGAGGCCGGAGGATCGGGGTCTATCAGACCTG GGAGGATTGCCGGGAGCAGGTGGACAGGTACCCGTCCTCCAGCTTCAAGAAGTTCGCCAGCGCGGCAGATGCCTGGGCTTTCGTGGACGGTCGGGGGCAGGCGTCCTCGCACCCAACAGGAGGTGGggcccccacagccccttcttCGGTAGGGACATCGCGTCCCTGTGCCTTGCTGCAGCCCCTCGTAGCCCCAG GTACTAGTGGTATATCTAGGGTAACACAAAAGAGTGACAAGTACTGGAATGAAAAAGAAACAGCAAGCCCAAGTTACAGTACGTGCAAAAGACCATATGAAGAGTCTTCAGAGGAAGAACCTGACAGAAAACATGTAAAATACAGTGAGACGTATTCCACACCTTCAGCGAGCCAAGATAAATTCTCATATATGG GTGACTCTGTAGTAGTTTATACAGATGGCTGCTGCTCAAGTAATGGCCATCATAAAGCACGTGCTGGAGTAGGAGTCTATTGGGGACCAGATCACCCTTT AAATATAGGTGATAGACTTCCTGGACGACAGACTAATCAGAGAGCTGAAATACAT GCAGCCTGCAAAGCAATAGAGCAAGCAAAGAGTCAGAACATCAAGAAATTGGTTATTTACACTGATAGCAAGTTCACCATAAATG GCGTAACAAGCTGGGTAGACAACTGGAAAAGTAATGGCTGGAAAACAAGCACAGGAAAACATGTGATAaataaagaagattttgaaagactTGATAAGCTTTCAGAAGGAATGGAAATTCAATGG
- the RNASEH1 gene encoding ribonuclease H1 isoform X3, protein MFYAVRRGRRIGVYQTWEDCREQVDRYPSSSFKKFASAADAWAFVDGRGQASSHPTGGGAPTAPSSVGTSRPCALLQPLVAPGTSGISRVTQKSDKYWNEKETASPSYSTCKRPYEESSEEEPDRKHVKYSETYSTPSASQDKFSYMGDSVVVYTDGCCSSNGHHKARAGVGVYWGPDHPLNIGDRLPGRQTNQRAEIHAACKAIEQAKSQNIKKLVIYTDSKFTINGVTSWVDNWKSNGWKTSTGKHVINKEDFERLDKLSEGMEIQWMHVPGHAGFTGNEAADRLARQGAEKQN, encoded by the exons atGTTCTACGCGGTGCGCAGAGGCCGGAGGATCGGGGTCTATCAGACCTG GGAGGATTGCCGGGAGCAGGTGGACAGGTACCCGTCCTCCAGCTTCAAGAAGTTCGCCAGCGCGGCAGATGCCTGGGCTTTCGTGGACGGTCGGGGGCAGGCGTCCTCGCACCCAACAGGAGGTGGggcccccacagccccttcttCGGTAGGGACATCGCGTCCCTGTGCCTTGCTGCAGCCCCTCGTAGCCCCAG GTACTAGTGGTATATCTAGGGTAACACAAAAGAGTGACAAGTACTGGAATGAAAAAGAAACAGCAAGCCCAAGTTACAGTACGTGCAAAAGACCATATGAAGAGTCTTCAGAGGAAGAACCTGACAGAAAACATGTAAAATACAGTGAGACGTATTCCACACCTTCAGCGAGCCAAGATAAATTCTCATATATGG GTGACTCTGTAGTAGTTTATACAGATGGCTGCTGCTCAAGTAATGGCCATCATAAAGCACGTGCTGGAGTAGGAGTCTATTGGGGACCAGATCACCCTTT AAATATAGGTGATAGACTTCCTGGACGACAGACTAATCAGAGAGCTGAAATACAT GCAGCCTGCAAAGCAATAGAGCAAGCAAAGAGTCAGAACATCAAGAAATTGGTTATTTACACTGATAGCAAGTTCACCATAAATG GCGTAACAAGCTGGGTAGACAACTGGAAAAGTAATGGCTGGAAAACAAGCACAGGAAAACATGTGATAaataaagaagattttgaaagactTGATAAGCTTTCAGAAGGAATGGAAATTCAATGG
- the RNASEH1 gene encoding ribonuclease H1 isoform X1, translated as MLRRLLAALIHPCFVPSGGGSDMFYAVRRGRRIGVYQTWEDCREQVDRYPSSSFKKFASAADAWAFVDGRGQASSHPTGGGAPTAPSSVGTSRPCALLQPLVAPGTSGISRVTQKSDKYWNEKETASPSYSTCKRPYEESSEEEPDRKHVKYSETYSTPSASQDKFSYMGDSVVVYTDGCCSSNGHHKARAGVGVYWGPDHPLNIGDRLPGRQTNQRAEIHAACKAIEQAKSQNIKKLVIYTDSKFTINGVTSWVDNWKSNGWKTSTGKHVINKEDFERLDKLSEGMEIQWMHVPGHAGFTGNEAADRLARQGAEKQN; from the exons ATGCTGCGGCGGCTGCTGGCAGCGCTCATTCACCCTTGTTTTGTCCCcagcggcggcgggagcgacatGTTCTACGCGGTGCGCAGAGGCCGGAGGATCGGGGTCTATCAGACCTG GGAGGATTGCCGGGAGCAGGTGGACAGGTACCCGTCCTCCAGCTTCAAGAAGTTCGCCAGCGCGGCAGATGCCTGGGCTTTCGTGGACGGTCGGGGGCAGGCGTCCTCGCACCCAACAGGAGGTGGggcccccacagccccttcttCGGTAGGGACATCGCGTCCCTGTGCCTTGCTGCAGCCCCTCGTAGCCCCAG GTACTAGTGGTATATCTAGGGTAACACAAAAGAGTGACAAGTACTGGAATGAAAAAGAAACAGCAAGCCCAAGTTACAGTACGTGCAAAAGACCATATGAAGAGTCTTCAGAGGAAGAACCTGACAGAAAACATGTAAAATACAGTGAGACGTATTCCACACCTTCAGCGAGCCAAGATAAATTCTCATATATGG GTGACTCTGTAGTAGTTTATACAGATGGCTGCTGCTCAAGTAATGGCCATCATAAAGCACGTGCTGGAGTAGGAGTCTATTGGGGACCAGATCACCCTTT AAATATAGGTGATAGACTTCCTGGACGACAGACTAATCAGAGAGCTGAAATACAT GCAGCCTGCAAAGCAATAGAGCAAGCAAAGAGTCAGAACATCAAGAAATTGGTTATTTACACTGATAGCAAGTTCACCATAAATG GCGTAACAAGCTGGGTAGACAACTGGAAAAGTAATGGCTGGAAAACAAGCACAGGAAAACATGTGATAaataaagaagattttgaaagactTGATAAGCTTTCAGAAGGAATGGAAATTCAATGG
- the RNASEH1 gene encoding ribonuclease H1 isoform X4: MLRRLLAALIHPCFVPSGGGSDMFYAVRRGRRIGVYQTWEDCREQVDRYPSSSFKKFASAADAWAFVDGRGQASSHPTGGTSGISRVTQKSDKYWNEKETASPSYSTCKRPYEESSEEEPDRKHVKYSETYSTPSASQDKFSYMGDSVVVYTDGCCSSNGHHKARAGVGVYWGPDHPLNIGDRLPGRQTNQRAEIHAACKAIEQAKSQNIKKLVIYTDSKFTINGVTSWVDNWKSNGWKTSTGKHVINKEDFERLDKLSEGMEIQWMHVPGHAGFTGNEAADRLARQGAEKQN, encoded by the exons ATGCTGCGGCGGCTGCTGGCAGCGCTCATTCACCCTTGTTTTGTCCCcagcggcggcgggagcgacatGTTCTACGCGGTGCGCAGAGGCCGGAGGATCGGGGTCTATCAGACCTG GGAGGATTGCCGGGAGCAGGTGGACAGGTACCCGTCCTCCAGCTTCAAGAAGTTCGCCAGCGCGGCAGATGCCTGGGCTTTCGTGGACGGTCGGGGGCAGGCGTCCTCGCACCCAACAGGAG GTACTAGTGGTATATCTAGGGTAACACAAAAGAGTGACAAGTACTGGAATGAAAAAGAAACAGCAAGCCCAAGTTACAGTACGTGCAAAAGACCATATGAAGAGTCTTCAGAGGAAGAACCTGACAGAAAACATGTAAAATACAGTGAGACGTATTCCACACCTTCAGCGAGCCAAGATAAATTCTCATATATGG GTGACTCTGTAGTAGTTTATACAGATGGCTGCTGCTCAAGTAATGGCCATCATAAAGCACGTGCTGGAGTAGGAGTCTATTGGGGACCAGATCACCCTTT AAATATAGGTGATAGACTTCCTGGACGACAGACTAATCAGAGAGCTGAAATACAT GCAGCCTGCAAAGCAATAGAGCAAGCAAAGAGTCAGAACATCAAGAAATTGGTTATTTACACTGATAGCAAGTTCACCATAAATG GCGTAACAAGCTGGGTAGACAACTGGAAAAGTAATGGCTGGAAAACAAGCACAGGAAAACATGTGATAaataaagaagattttgaaagactTGATAAGCTTTCAGAAGGAATGGAAATTCAATGG